A region of Candidatus Protochlamydia phocaeensis DNA encodes the following proteins:
- a CDS encoding cytochrome c biogenesis protein: MPIADELMTSARLSFFFSCLLCFFSCFSLLASSSLYPVLYKGRFRPPDAYARLWLQDVYHAQALKKEDLAAFHLETSSALDFLWQLEAKGHQPFIHAPLFWIQSADIKRLARLDLLRNRFSYQELTQALYVDPESSQSIFNLLATYHFLQSYFDASNRSRAERIELVKLLPGLWVQWKENDLKVAALPPSAPWPFLQVGQQLAANIRPSSLEWLKQNKKIAEDLSTLTGSLLQFESLSSPPFQAEQAYIKLFDTLHSQQVPPKQIASILEKEYPLLQRLKAAGPLFKALPASQSEEWYSLQALNTQVYSKEQNRLLPIGNFTSFSNEDFERIRDSYLAWERALLDGADGSASQLFYERLASALETAFTSLAGQPYREAANKMLVYPSLNQLKAESLYYHYPWIKILILLYGLSAVLLIFAHRFPSPSFFHISGIGVLMTAFICHFFLLLWRCYILSRPPVSNMFETVIYVPWIAVLGALILNQWRRNALLLAAASLTAIILLTLLDLTDLNHSLDQVQAVLDSQFWLIIHVLMVVGSYGIFILGAVLGHFYLGSYLYYRQETPLMKLLAQLILQTMYMGTALLIPGTILGGVWAAESWGRFWDWDPKESWAFISSCLYLIWIHAYRFHCIANFGLAFGAVSGLLAISFTWYGVNYILGTGLHSYGFGIGGEGYYYAFIVAEMLFLLSALGVYFFNRQLFFKEEGK, encoded by the coding sequence ATGCCTATCGCGGATGAATTGATGACAAGCGCTCGCCTTTCTTTCTTTTTCAGTTGCCTGCTTTGCTTTTTTTCTTGTTTTTCTCTTTTAGCGTCTTCGTCCCTCTATCCCGTTCTCTATAAGGGACGGTTCCGTCCCCCAGACGCCTATGCCCGTTTATGGCTTCAAGATGTTTACCATGCACAAGCCCTGAAAAAAGAAGATTTAGCCGCTTTTCATTTAGAAACATCTTCTGCTTTGGACTTCTTATGGCAGCTGGAGGCAAAAGGCCACCAGCCTTTTATTCATGCGCCTCTATTTTGGATTCAATCCGCAGACATCAAACGCCTAGCACGCTTAGATCTTTTAAGAAATCGGTTTAGCTACCAAGAGCTCACTCAAGCCCTTTACGTTGATCCAGAATCCAGTCAATCCATTTTTAATTTGTTGGCCACCTATCATTTTCTGCAAAGCTATTTCGATGCATCCAATCGCAGCCGAGCCGAGCGGATAGAACTTGTTAAATTACTACCCGGCTTATGGGTACAATGGAAAGAAAATGATCTTAAGGTTGCCGCCCTGCCCCCTTCAGCTCCCTGGCCCTTTTTGCAAGTTGGACAGCAGCTTGCAGCAAACATCCGTCCCTCTTCTCTTGAATGGCTGAAACAGAATAAAAAAATAGCCGAAGACCTGTCCACCCTTACCGGTTCGCTCCTGCAATTCGAAAGCCTGTCTTCCCCCCCTTTTCAAGCAGAGCAAGCGTATATAAAACTCTTTGACACCCTTCACAGCCAGCAGGTGCCACCTAAACAAATCGCCTCCATTTTAGAAAAAGAGTATCCTCTCCTGCAGAGATTAAAAGCCGCAGGCCCTCTTTTTAAGGCTCTTCCTGCCAGCCAATCGGAAGAGTGGTACTCTTTGCAGGCTTTAAATACCCAGGTCTATAGCAAAGAACAGAATCGCTTACTGCCTATCGGCAATTTCACCTCGTTTTCCAACGAAGATTTTGAGCGCATACGCGATAGCTATTTAGCCTGGGAGCGCGCCTTGCTCGACGGAGCGGATGGAAGCGCTTCTCAGCTCTTCTATGAACGTTTAGCCTCGGCATTGGAAACCGCCTTCACTTCTTTAGCCGGCCAACCCTACCGAGAGGCGGCAAATAAAATGCTCGTCTATCCCTCGCTTAATCAGTTGAAGGCCGAATCTCTTTATTACCACTATCCTTGGATAAAAATTCTCATTCTTTTATACGGGCTGAGCGCTGTCTTATTGATTTTTGCCCATCGCTTTCCCTCTCCCTCCTTTTTCCACATAAGCGGGATTGGCGTTTTAATGACAGCTTTTATCTGCCATTTCTTTCTTCTGCTGTGGCGTTGCTACATTTTAAGCCGTCCTCCCGTTTCGAACATGTTTGAAACTGTCATTTATGTTCCGTGGATAGCTGTTTTAGGCGCTCTTATTCTCAATCAGTGGCGGCGCAATGCCCTTCTTCTTGCAGCGGCATCCCTAACAGCCATTATTCTGCTCACGCTTTTGGATCTTACCGATCTCAATCACAGCTTAGATCAAGTCCAAGCCGTCCTGGATTCCCAATTTTGGCTGATCATCCATGTCTTGATGGTGGTCGGAAGCTATGGAATTTTTATTTTAGGCGCCGTCCTAGGGCATTTTTATCTGGGCTCCTATCTTTATTACCGTCAAGAAACGCCTTTGATGAAGCTTTTGGCCCAGCTCATTCTACAAACCATGTACATGGGAACCGCTCTCTTAATTCCGGGCACGATACTGGGGGGCGTCTGGGCAGCCGAAAGCTGGGGCCGCTTTTGGGATTGGGATCCCAAAGAATCCTGGGCCTTTATTTCTAGCTGCCTTTATTTGATTTGGATCCATGCATACCGCTTCCATTGCATAGCCAATTTTGGGCTCGCTTTTGGAGCAGTCAGCGGCCTGCTGGCCATTAGCTTCACTTGGTATGGAGTGAATTATATCTTAGGAACAGGCCTGCATAGCTACGGATTCGGAATTGGAGGCGAAGGGTATTATTATGCCTTTATTGTGGCTGAAATGCTCTTTTTGCTTTCCGCCCTCGGAGTCTATTTCTTTAATCGGCAGCTTTTCTTTAAAGAAGAGGGGAAATAA
- the hemW gene encoding radical SAM family heme chaperone HemW produces MLTIGNPQQSEVSLYFHIPFCTRKCEYCHFYVLPDQNPLKQQLLEGFELEWRRLLPLLQGRELATIYFGGGTPSLFGPDRISKVLEWIRTDLPFQSPSIEVTLEVNPENASLDLMREYAQAGINRVSLGIQTLDADLLTLLGRLHSPHRAIQAVEETYRAGIANISIDLMYDLPRQSLKHWEATLHTIQALPLSHLSLYNLTIEPHTLFFKKQQQLRPLLPDEETSLAMYEMAIEKLTEQGLLQYEISAFAKPGFYSRHNTGYWTARPFLGFGPSAFSYWQGKRFQNIAHLGKYCAALRLDKSPVDFEEQLDPEAHRQELLVIQLRLSCGVQIHEFQKRHGLLNAETKTSIERLIHQGFLHKQADCLKLTKKGVLFYDTVATELI; encoded by the coding sequence ATGCTAACGATTGGTAACCCTCAACAGTCGGAAGTCAGCCTTTACTTTCACATTCCTTTTTGTACTCGCAAATGCGAGTACTGCCATTTTTATGTCCTTCCAGACCAGAATCCCCTTAAGCAGCAGTTATTAGAAGGCTTTGAGTTGGAGTGGAGGCGTCTGCTTCCGCTCTTACAAGGCAGAGAACTGGCAACGATTTACTTTGGCGGAGGCACGCCTTCGCTTTTTGGGCCGGACCGGATTAGCAAAGTCTTGGAATGGATAAGGACAGATCTGCCCTTTCAATCGCCTTCCATAGAAGTGACCTTGGAGGTGAATCCGGAAAATGCCTCATTGGACTTAATGCGCGAATACGCTCAGGCCGGCATAAACCGTGTCAGTTTAGGCATTCAAACACTAGATGCTGATTTGCTGACATTATTAGGACGCTTGCATAGTCCCCATCGGGCCATTCAAGCAGTGGAAGAGACCTATCGCGCCGGCATTGCCAATATTTCCATCGACCTTATGTACGATTTGCCCAGGCAATCTCTTAAACACTGGGAAGCCACGCTTCATACCATACAGGCCCTTCCCCTCTCACACTTGTCCCTGTATAATTTGACCATTGAGCCTCATACGCTCTTTTTCAAAAAACAGCAACAATTGCGGCCTCTCCTTCCCGATGAAGAAACGAGCCTAGCGATGTATGAGATGGCGATAGAGAAGCTGACAGAGCAAGGGCTTCTGCAATACGAAATCTCAGCTTTTGCCAAACCTGGGTTTTATTCCAGGCACAATACCGGATATTGGACAGCGCGTCCTTTTCTTGGATTCGGCCCTTCGGCTTTCAGTTATTGGCAAGGAAAGCGCTTTCAAAACATTGCCCATTTAGGCAAATATTGCGCGGCTTTGCGCCTAGATAAGTCGCCTGTGGATTTCGAAGAGCAGCTGGATCCCGAAGCCCACCGTCAGGAACTTTTAGTCATCCAACTGCGCTTGAGCTGCGGAGTGCAAATCCATGAATTCCAAAAGCGCCACGGCCTTCTAAATGCGGAGACTAAAACAAGTATCGAAAGGCTTATCCACCAGGGATTTTTGCATAAGCAGGCAGATTGCCTGAAGCTGACCAAAAAGGGCGTCCTTTTCTACGATACGGTTGCAACAGAACTCATTTAA
- a CDS encoding SAM-dependent methyltransferase: MSEKPTLLLLPNLLGDHRYAEIFLPASVAKAVQTLDGLIAESEGEGRRYLKRFATKKPANEIPIALFNEHTPDADIDFLLEPIIKGERWGIVSDAGLPCIADPGSKLVHRARQRGLAIQAFVGPSSILMALMLSGLPGQKFFFHGYLAKEADKRQAEIKHLLQLAGQDKATQIFMEAPYRNMQALDSLLKILPDKAWLAVAWDLTMPTQGVISQTVESWKKCTLPSLEKKPAIFLFHLE, from the coding sequence ATGAGTGAAAAACCTACCTTATTGCTTTTGCCTAATTTATTAGGCGATCATCGCTATGCCGAAATCTTTCTTCCTGCCAGCGTGGCCAAGGCTGTTCAAACTTTGGATGGCCTCATAGCTGAAAGTGAAGGAGAAGGAAGGCGTTATTTGAAGCGTTTTGCAACAAAAAAACCTGCCAATGAAATTCCTATCGCCCTTTTTAATGAGCATACTCCGGATGCCGATATAGATTTCTTGCTTGAGCCCATTATAAAAGGAGAGCGATGGGGAATCGTATCGGATGCCGGATTGCCTTGCATTGCCGATCCCGGATCTAAGCTTGTCCATCGAGCCAGACAAAGAGGCCTTGCTATCCAAGCATTTGTCGGGCCTTCTTCCATTTTAATGGCCCTCATGTTATCGGGCCTGCCAGGGCAGAAGTTTTTCTTCCATGGCTACCTAGCCAAGGAAGCCGATAAGCGCCAAGCTGAAATAAAACATTTGCTTCAATTGGCCGGACAGGATAAAGCGACGCAAATTTTTATGGAGGCGCCCTATCGCAATATGCAAGCATTAGATTCCCTCCTGAAAATATTACCCGATAAGGCGTGGCTTGCAGTGGCATGGGATCTGACTATGCCCACTCAAGGCGTGATTTCCCAAACAGTTGAAAGTTGGAAAAAATGTACCTTGCCAAGTTTAGAAAAAAAACCGGCCATTTTCCTGTTCCATTTGGAATAA